One genomic region from Bacillus sp. SLBN-46 encodes:
- a CDS encoding PDR/VanB family oxidoreductase, translating into MLKEKTIPVYVKSIIQETPQVKRFILAPVEETSLPAFSAGSHITTYIDGKERNYSLTNHPDTKDSYQIAIRLSESSTGGSLYWHQEVKVGDKLKISYPRNHFPLSFKAKHHVFYAAGIGVTPFISMMLELKDQGSSFELHYAARSKELGAFYDFLRANFPHESHFYFSKGNEAKRLRETTLLEHRIGTHVYFCGPDSFMTDFTEAAIRFGYPRSSIHLERFAPPRPKNAASFQAQLTRGAVIHVEKDQSLLDALLEAGVQAPYSCRVGRCGTCELRVVDGGVDHYDSFLSEQQQNAQNVILTCVSRAKSGKLVIDF; encoded by the coding sequence ATGCTTAAAGAAAAAACAATTCCTGTCTATGTGAAATCCATCATTCAAGAAACCCCACAGGTGAAACGTTTTATACTGGCCCCAGTGGAAGAGACTTCGTTACCAGCCTTTAGTGCAGGTTCACATATAACTACATATATCGATGGAAAGGAAAGAAATTATTCGTTAACGAATCATCCAGATACAAAGGACAGCTATCAGATTGCCATCCGATTAAGTGAATCATCCACGGGGGGCTCACTTTATTGGCATCAGGAGGTAAAAGTGGGGGATAAGCTAAAGATCAGTTATCCTAGAAACCATTTTCCATTAAGCTTTAAGGCAAAGCATCATGTGTTTTATGCAGCAGGAATTGGTGTAACGCCCTTTATTTCTATGATGCTGGAGCTAAAGGATCAAGGGTCTTCGTTTGAACTGCACTATGCAGCAAGATCAAAAGAGCTTGGCGCCTTCTACGATTTTTTACGGGCAAATTTCCCACATGAATCTCATTTTTATTTTTCAAAAGGAAATGAGGCGAAGCGACTGCGGGAAACCACACTTTTGGAGCATCGAATTGGAACGCATGTCTATTTCTGTGGGCCGGATTCATTTATGACAGACTTTACGGAAGCTGCGATTCGATTTGGTTACCCTCGTTCGAGCATCCACCTTGAACGGTTTGCACCACCCCGGCCTAAGAATGCCGCATCCTTTCAAGCTCAACTCACTCGTGGAGCAGTTATTCATGTTGAAAAAGATCAGTCACTACTGGATGCCTTGCTAGAAGCAGGAGTTCAAGCACCTTATTCTTGTCGGGTGGGACGCTGCGGAACCTGTGAGCTGAGAGTCGTTGATGGTGGAGTCGATCATTATGATTCTTTTTTAAGTGAACAACAACAGAATGCCCAGAATGTGATTTTGACTTGTGTGTCGAGAGCTAAATCGGGGAAATTAGTGATAGATTTTTAA
- a CDS encoding dimethylamine monooxygenase subunit DmmA family protein, giving the protein MSENIILVPGKPRYLFCGDEEGIKLLQLLIDVVKDRNISYEIQIVKDNWNNTLFSEWLSMQKMGSILYAAAEWTTLKTLKQLAEDAGFSEEEAQYIGYGKEQIKVFCCRCHGISVLEKGQPERNCDHCGLLLEVSDHYSKLRDAFLGYVAKL; this is encoded by the coding sequence ATGAGCGAGAATATAATACTTGTACCTGGAAAGCCCCGCTATTTATTTTGTGGGGATGAAGAGGGAATAAAGCTGTTACAGTTATTGATAGATGTTGTTAAAGATAGAAATATAAGCTACGAGATTCAGATAGTTAAAGATAATTGGAACAACACCCTTTTTTCGGAATGGCTCAGCATGCAGAAAATGGGGAGCATCCTTTATGCCGCAGCAGAATGGACAACCTTGAAAACTTTGAAACAGTTGGCGGAGGATGCGGGATTTTCGGAAGAGGAAGCCCAGTATATAGGCTATGGAAAAGAGCAGATAAAGGTTTTTTGCTGCAGGTGTCATGGGATCTCTGTTTTGGAAAAGGGCCAGCCTGAACGAAACTGTGATCATTGTGGGTTATTACTGGAGGTTTCTGATCATTACTCAAAACTTCGCGATGCCTTTCTTGGGTATGTCGCGAAACTATGA
- a CDS encoding DUF3445 domain-containing protein — protein MKQSDGLESFPYPFKEDVYRYSNNSIPMNHPISIEITPSYLEEIELKRELLTAHPERCFQSLPHTIKGQWEILELVMEHLGTYYPDKFALDKKGDNWTFSNHLLQEKQSFIFGDESTLPCEPLNYIGRHVQEDLIFMMQRDGDLFLDAGQLCFPANWSLAFDLGMNFKEIHQPIPGFKDEGLDERILQFLLKLEPGNPWWRKNWSLMAGNRLDTSLETFDVWGKGRKQVTKENAGASVHLRVEVQKLFRLPRTGGILFTIHTHLLPLGKLAAKPEWLKQFYQILKELPPYIVEYKGLSLFRSAVLEYLQEQVESREVL, from the coding sequence ATGAAGCAGAGTGATGGTTTGGAATCATTCCCATATCCATTTAAAGAAGATGTTTATCGCTATTCTAATAACTCAATACCAATGAATCACCCGATTAGTATTGAGATTACCCCAAGTTATCTGGAGGAAATCGAGCTTAAGCGTGAGCTTCTTACAGCCCATCCTGAACGATGTTTTCAATCCCTGCCGCATACGATAAAAGGCCAGTGGGAAATTCTTGAATTAGTGATGGAGCACCTAGGAACCTATTATCCTGACAAATTTGCATTAGATAAAAAAGGTGATAACTGGACGTTTTCCAATCATCTTTTACAAGAAAAGCAAAGTTTCATTTTTGGAGATGAATCCACTTTACCATGTGAGCCGCTAAACTATATTGGTAGACATGTCCAAGAGGACCTGATCTTTATGATGCAGCGAGATGGCGATTTATTTCTAGATGCTGGCCAGCTCTGTTTTCCGGCCAATTGGTCTTTGGCCTTTGATTTAGGGATGAACTTTAAGGAGATTCATCAGCCGATTCCTGGCTTTAAAGACGAGGGACTCGATGAACGAATTCTTCAGTTTCTACTTAAGCTGGAACCAGGAAATCCATGGTGGCGTAAGAACTGGTCCTTAATGGCTGGGAACCGACTAGATACTTCCCTTGAAACCTTTGATGTTTGGGGAAAGGGGAGAAAACAAGTCACGAAGGAAAATGCCGGTGCGTCTGTTCATCTCCGTGTGGAGGTTCAGAAATTATTCCGTTTGCCTCGAACAGGGGGGATTCTTTTTACCATCCATACCCACCTACTTCCTTTGGGAAAATTAGCAGCTAAACCAGAATGGCTTAAGCAGTTTTATCAGATCCTTAAGGAGTTGCCTCCTTATATAGTCGAATATAAAGGGCTTTCCCTATTCCGGAGCGCTGTCCTAGAGTATTTACAGGAACAAGTGGAAAGCAGGGAAGTTTTATGA
- a CDS encoding GNAT family N-acetyltransferase — MNEYQIRPGVKEDEEFLWEMLYLAIFIPEGEPRPSRDILKEPHIAQSMEGWGREGDTALIATDADHTPIGAVWVRLFNDTNKTYGYVDEKTLLLGMALLPEHRGKGIGKALLGEMLKVTKELGFSAVSLSVDPNNPALHLYHKFGFKQIGVDGTSWDMVVKF; from the coding sequence TTGAACGAATATCAAATTAGACCTGGAGTAAAAGAAGACGAAGAATTCCTTTGGGAAATGTTATACCTAGCTATTTTCATTCCCGAAGGAGAACCTCGACCTTCGAGAGATATTTTGAAGGAACCACATATCGCTCAATCCATGGAAGGTTGGGGACGTGAGGGGGACACCGCCTTGATTGCGACGGATGCCGACCATACTCCCATTGGTGCAGTATGGGTTCGCTTATTTAATGACACGAATAAGACCTATGGCTATGTGGATGAAAAAACTCTTTTATTAGGAATGGCCCTTCTTCCTGAGCACAGAGGAAAAGGAATCGGCAAAGCGCTTCTCGGAGAGATGCTAAAAGTAACCAAGGAATTAGGATTTAGCGCAGTTTCTTTAAGCGTAGACCCCAACAATCCGGCTCTTCATCTCTATCATAAGTTTGGCTTTAAACAGATAGGTGTAGACGGAACCTCATGGGATATGGTAGTAAAGTTTTAA
- a CDS encoding HAD family hydrolase: MNAVIFDFDGLIVDTETVWYKSFKEVLNNHGLELSVEQFARVIGTDDADLYSYIEKNLPSPVESVVIKDEAHKLFAVKMGEPALRDGVKDYLIEAKELGLKIGLASSSSREWVESYLKKLTIFPYFDVIRTRDNVSRVKPDPELYVKAVEALGVAVTDAFAFEDSLNGLKAARAAGLNCVVVPNSVTAHLEFTGYCLKLSSMGDIRLRHVLNLIKQKEVEQGDALERISN; encoded by the coding sequence ATGAACGCAGTAATATTTGATTTTGATGGATTGATTGTTGATACGGAAACAGTTTGGTACAAGTCTTTTAAAGAGGTTTTAAATAACCATGGGTTAGAATTATCGGTTGAACAATTTGCAAGAGTGATAGGAACCGATGATGCAGACTTATATTCTTATATTGAAAAAAACCTTCCTTCACCAGTTGAATCGGTTGTCATAAAAGATGAGGCCCATAAGCTATTTGCTGTAAAAATGGGGGAGCCTGCTTTAAGGGACGGAGTAAAGGATTATTTAATTGAAGCCAAGGAATTAGGTTTGAAAATTGGCTTAGCATCAAGCTCGAGCCGTGAGTGGGTTGAGAGTTATTTAAAAAAGCTTACTATTTTTCCGTATTTTGATGTGATTAGAACCCGGGATAATGTGTCTAGGGTTAAACCGGATCCTGAATTATATGTTAAAGCAGTTGAGGCATTGGGAGTGGCTGTGACGGATGCGTTTGCATTTGAAGATTCCTTAAATGGACTAAAAGCTGCTAGAGCTGCTGGACTAAACTGTGTAGTGGTTCCTAATTCTGTTACAGCCCATTTAGAGTTCACAGGTTATTGCCTAAAATTATCTTCAATGGGCGACATACGCTTAAGGCATGTATTGAATCTGATTAAACAAAAAGAAGTAGAACAGGGGGATGCACTTGAACGAATATCAAATTAG
- a CDS encoding nucleoside deaminase translates to MITNFHEYDHHFFMQEALKEAEEAGKRGDRPIGAVIVHNGTIISRGSNRINTKDSELEHAEINAMNACASYLRKHARECILYTTVEPCIMCLSTIALANIRNVVFAVEDKYMDMAHFVDSNTYIKKRLHNYLGGVSAEESVQILKTYSPFMAEVVLNGRIPS, encoded by the coding sequence TTGATTACTAATTTCCATGAATACGACCATCACTTTTTTATGCAGGAAGCCCTAAAGGAAGCAGAAGAAGCAGGGAAACGTGGAGATCGGCCCATTGGCGCCGTTATTGTTCACAATGGCACCATCATTTCGAGAGGATCTAACAGAATAAATACTAAGGATAGTGAACTTGAGCATGCAGAAATTAATGCGATGAACGCATGTGCTTCCTACTTACGGAAACATGCCCGTGAATGTATTTTATATACAACCGTGGAGCCTTGCATCATGTGTTTATCCACTATAGCCCTTGCAAATATCCGTAACGTTGTTTTTGCAGTAGAGGACAAATATATGGATATGGCCCATTTTGTAGATTCTAATACCTATATTAAGAAACGATTACATAATTACCTTGGTGGGGTGTCCGCAGAAGAATCAGTACAAATCTTGAAGACCTACTCACCCTTTATGGCAGAAGTTGTTTTGAATGGTAGAATCCCTTCCTGA
- the bioB gene encoding biotin synthase BioB: MNWSKLAANVIDGYVPTKDEAMEILLAKDEEILSLVNAAYEIRRHYYGKKVKLNLIINAKSGLCPEDCGYCGQSIKAKTEIDRYALISKQTIVEGAREANKNKIGTYCIVMSGRKPTNNEVDTVINAVQEIKHEVAQMKICACMGLVSEEQAHRLKAAGVDRFNHNINTSANHHENITTTHDYQDRVDTIENIKKAGISPCSGVICGMGETDEDIIDMAFALKDLDADSIPVNFLHPIQGTKLEDLNELTPLRCLKILSLFRFINPTKEIRISGGREFNLRSLQNLGLFIANSIFVGDYLTTQGQCASDDYQLIQDLGFEIEENPFETESQSFAKTTIS, translated from the coding sequence ATGAATTGGTCAAAGCTTGCTGCAAACGTAATTGACGGTTATGTCCCAACAAAAGATGAAGCTATGGAAATTTTATTAGCAAAAGATGAAGAAATCTTATCACTTGTAAATGCAGCCTATGAAATCCGTAGACATTATTACGGAAAGAAAGTAAAACTAAACTTAATCATCAATGCGAAAAGTGGATTGTGTCCAGAAGACTGTGGCTATTGTGGACAATCTATTAAAGCAAAAACTGAAATTGATCGATATGCACTCATTAGTAAACAGACAATTGTTGAGGGTGCCAGGGAAGCAAATAAGAACAAAATAGGTACATATTGTATTGTAATGAGTGGACGGAAACCGACAAATAATGAAGTAGATACAGTGATTAACGCTGTACAGGAAATTAAACATGAGGTTGCTCAAATGAAAATATGTGCTTGTATGGGATTAGTGAGCGAGGAGCAGGCACATCGATTAAAGGCCGCTGGAGTTGACCGTTTTAACCATAATATTAATACAAGTGCGAATCATCATGAGAACATCACAACTACTCATGATTATCAGGACCGTGTCGACACGATTGAAAATATAAAAAAAGCGGGGATTTCCCCTTGTTCCGGTGTGATTTGCGGGATGGGGGAAACAGATGAAGATATTATTGACATGGCTTTTGCCTTAAAGGATTTGGATGCCGATTCTATTCCGGTTAATTTCCTTCATCCTATCCAGGGAACGAAGCTTGAGGACTTAAACGAATTAACACCACTTCGCTGTCTGAAGATTTTATCATTATTCCGGTTTATCAATCCGACAAAGGAGATTCGAATCTCTGGAGGACGTGAATTCAATTTGCGCTCGCTGCAGAATCTTGGTTTATTTATTGCTAATTCCATTTTTGTTGGTGATTACCTAACCACCCAAGGACAATGTGCAAGCGATGATTATCAGTTGATTCAAGACCTTGGATTTGAAATTGAAGAGAACCCATTTGAGACAGAGAGCCAATCCTTTGCTAAAACAACAATAAGCTAA
- a CDS encoding M4 family metallopeptidase, with product MKKRTSLVLALGLTMGSVVPITAAAQAVPYNVTVTKDASQFGKDAKVNWKKGQAVPSFVHGKLSTKAYKDKTAVKQFLKENKSLYKLDTDKDLTLLDVQTDELGSKHYNFVQSVQGIPVDGAKFKVHTDKNGIVTAVNGDVFPEAANYFKGALKAQLSKGMALEKAWKSINVTKEETLTNAEAGPSGEKFEDTVEKAELVVYKKANDFYLAYKTNLQFIQPYPANWVVYVDAVNGNVLNSYNAVADGATTGYGYGVLGDYKTLNTYYSNSTYYLYDVTKPMSGVIETRTANYRTSLPGSYSVDSDNKFYATSQGADVDANYYAGRVYDYYKNTFNRNSFDNNGSTIRSTVHYSSGYNNAFWNGSQMVYGDGDGTTFRPLSGALDVVAHELTHAVTERTAGLEYQYQSGALNESISDTFGVFLDKGDYLVGEDVYTPNKAGDALRSLSNPSLYGQPENMSGYVNTTSDNGGVHTNSGIPNKAAYFTISSLGTSVAEKIYYRALTVYLAPQSDFSDARASLLAAAADLYGTGSSQYNAVASAWSQVGVY from the coding sequence ATGAAGAAACGCACGTCACTTGTTTTGGCATTGGGATTAACGATGGGGTCTGTGGTACCGATTACTGCTGCGGCGCAGGCGGTTCCGTACAATGTTACAGTTACGAAAGATGCAAGTCAGTTTGGTAAGGATGCAAAGGTAAACTGGAAAAAGGGACAAGCTGTTCCATCCTTCGTTCATGGAAAACTATCAACTAAGGCATATAAAGATAAAACAGCGGTGAAGCAATTTTTAAAAGAAAATAAAAGCCTATATAAATTAGATACCGATAAAGATTTGACATTACTAGATGTTCAGACGGACGAGCTAGGCAGCAAACATTACAATTTTGTTCAGTCCGTTCAGGGAATTCCAGTCGATGGGGCGAAATTCAAGGTGCATACCGATAAAAATGGAATCGTTACTGCCGTGAATGGGGATGTGTTTCCGGAAGCAGCAAACTATTTCAAAGGTGCGTTAAAAGCACAGCTTTCTAAGGGAATGGCTCTCGAGAAGGCTTGGAAATCTATTAATGTAACAAAAGAGGAAACGTTAACAAATGCAGAAGCGGGACCATCGGGTGAAAAGTTTGAAGATACGGTTGAAAAGGCGGAATTAGTGGTTTATAAAAAAGCGAACGATTTTTACCTTGCCTATAAAACAAATCTTCAATTCATTCAGCCATATCCGGCAAACTGGGTCGTTTACGTGGATGCTGTAAATGGTAATGTACTAAATTCCTATAATGCTGTAGCAGATGGTGCAACAACAGGATATGGATATGGTGTGTTAGGAGACTATAAAACGCTTAATACTTATTATTCAAACAGCACTTATTATTTATATGATGTAACAAAACCTATGTCAGGTGTAATTGAAACAAGAACAGCAAACTATCGGACTTCCTTACCAGGCAGTTACTCTGTTGATAGTGATAATAAGTTCTATGCCACTTCACAAGGCGCTGATGTAGATGCTAACTACTATGCTGGAAGGGTGTATGATTACTACAAGAATACCTTTAACCGGAATAGTTTTGATAATAATGGATCAACCATCCGCTCTACGGTTCATTATAGCAGCGGTTACAACAACGCATTTTGGAATGGTTCACAAATGGTATATGGAGATGGAGATGGAACAACTTTTAGACCTTTGTCAGGTGCCCTTGATGTCGTAGCGCATGAATTAACACATGCTGTAACAGAGAGAACGGCTGGCTTAGAATATCAATACCAATCAGGAGCACTGAATGAATCCATTTCTGATACGTTTGGAGTATTTTTAGACAAAGGTGATTACTTAGTTGGAGAAGATGTATACACACCAAATAAAGCAGGGGATGCACTTCGCAGCCTATCAAACCCTAGTCTTTATGGACAGCCAGAAAATATGAGCGGTTATGTTAACACTACATCAGATAACGGCGGCGTTCACACAAACAGTGGTATTCCAAACAAGGCCGCTTACTTCACCATTTCAAGCTTAGGTACGTCTGTTGCAGAAAAAATTTACTACCGTGCTCTTACTGTTTACCTTGCTCCACAGAGTGACTTTAGCGATGCCCGTGCATCACTTCTTGCTGCAGCGGCCGATCTGTATGGTACAGGCAGCTCACAATATAATGCAGTTGCCTCTGCTTGGTCACAAGTAGGCGTCTACTAA
- a CDS encoding DUF3231 family protein produces MEDKTRIRLTAAEMSGLWAQYLNDTITICVNKYFLEKVEDEEVRPIIEFVLNSAQENISIMESIFIKESFPIPVGFTEQDVDVKAPRLFSDTFVLMFLRHMSILAMAASSAALGVATRPDMVELHKRVLKIGVKLQDFTRDLMLKQGTYIKPPYISVPDKVDFVKKQHFLAGFLGHKRPLTSVEITHLFLNVQTNAIGKTLITGYAQIAQRKEVKQYLMRGMEVAQKHVDIFSDFLRKEDLPIPMSWDSALTDSTVPAFSDKLIMFNVAGMIAAGVGNYGMAMAASPRRDVGTKYASLIPEIALYAEDGANIMIKHGWMEEPPQADDRGKIIQGK; encoded by the coding sequence ATGGAAGATAAAACAAGGATTCGTTTGACTGCTGCGGAAATGTCTGGACTGTGGGCACAATATTTGAACGATACGATTACTATCTGCGTAAATAAATATTTTTTAGAGAAAGTCGAAGATGAAGAGGTCCGCCCAATTATTGAATTTGTCCTGAACTCAGCGCAAGAGAATATTTCTATTATGGAAAGTATCTTTATTAAGGAGTCCTTCCCTATTCCCGTTGGCTTTACAGAGCAAGATGTCGATGTGAAAGCGCCAAGGCTCTTTTCAGATACATTTGTGTTAATGTTTTTAAGGCATATGTCCATCCTTGCTATGGCAGCAAGTAGTGCAGCGCTGGGTGTTGCTACACGTCCGGATATGGTCGAACTGCATAAAAGGGTCCTAAAGATTGGAGTCAAGCTTCAGGACTTTACAAGGGACTTAATGCTAAAACAAGGGACCTATATTAAGCCACCATACATATCGGTCCCCGATAAAGTGGACTTTGTAAAAAAGCAGCATTTTTTGGCAGGATTTTTGGGTCATAAGAGACCCTTAACATCTGTGGAAATTACTCATTTATTTTTAAATGTTCAAACAAATGCTATTGGGAAAACACTAATAACAGGTTATGCACAGATTGCACAAAGAAAAGAAGTGAAGCAATATTTAATGAGAGGAATGGAGGTTGCCCAAAAGCATGTCGACATTTTTAGTGATTTTTTAAGAAAAGAAGATTTGCCGATTCCAATGAGTTGGGATTCTGCCTTAACTGATTCGACTGTTCCGGCTTTTTCGGATAAGCTGATCATGTTTAATGTTGCCGGAATGATTGCTGCTGGGGTAGGAAATTACGGGATGGCAATGGCCGCAAGTCCAAGACGAGATGTAGGCACGAAATATGCCTCCTTAATACCTGAAATAGCTCTATACGCAGAAGACGGGGCAAACATTATGATAAAACATGGCTGGATGGAGGAACCTCCACAGGCAGATGACCGAGGTAAAATAATACAGGGGAAGTAG
- a CDS encoding GGDEF domain-containing protein — translation MSKQYESLADLKRSVYLWVIPCIMMALILNTIMQNVDASDKLSFIINNTMTIWFAVSWVLVYKKRFVRFSELSNLALVSVYHVTTFFDTIYNYMLKINGSLGDFIVWMPIIIMFIFLTLGIKRGLYYSIGIFLITLLGGVVVINKLSAESIDSLMQFYFANLVYIIVLFYAQHMFRAYAKMELFKKHAYLDSLTGIANRHQIDEWLEQKLSDSREMHMSFSIIFFDIDYFKKVNDLFGHKIGDSVLVELAELIQENLSPRDLLGRWGGEEFIVISDVLGHNAVALADYLRERVEEHEFQGVGRLTASFGVAESELEDNIDSLLNRADEGLYRSKNTGKNKVSMC, via the coding sequence ATGTCTAAACAATATGAATCACTTGCTGATCTTAAGAGGAGCGTTTATTTGTGGGTGATCCCATGTATTATGATGGCCCTCATATTGAATACTATTATGCAAAATGTCGATGCATCGGACAAACTTAGTTTTATTATCAATAACACAATGACTATATGGTTTGCAGTCAGCTGGGTCTTAGTATATAAAAAAAGGTTTGTGCGATTTAGCGAGTTATCTAATTTAGCGTTAGTAAGTGTTTATCATGTAACAACTTTTTTTGATACCATTTACAATTACATGTTGAAAATTAATGGTTCTTTAGGCGATTTTATTGTCTGGATGCCTATTATTATTATGTTCATTTTTTTAACCCTAGGGATAAAAAGAGGACTGTACTACTCTATAGGGATTTTCCTGATTACCTTATTGGGTGGAGTTGTGGTAATAAACAAACTTTCCGCAGAATCTATTGACTCTTTAATGCAGTTTTATTTTGCTAATTTGGTTTATATAATTGTCCTTTTTTACGCGCAGCATATGTTTAGGGCCTATGCTAAAATGGAATTGTTTAAAAAACATGCCTATTTAGATTCGCTAACAGGAATTGCTAACCGTCATCAAATTGATGAATGGCTGGAGCAAAAGTTGAGTGATTCTAGGGAAATGCACATGAGTTTTTCGATAATTTTCTTTGATATTGACTATTTTAAGAAGGTCAATGATTTGTTTGGTCATAAAATTGGTGACTCTGTTTTAGTTGAGTTAGCTGAACTGATACAAGAAAATCTTTCCCCACGAGACCTTTTGGGCCGCTGGGGAGGAGAAGAATTTATTGTGATCTCCGATGTTTTAGGGCATAACGCTGTTGCTCTTGCAGACTACTTAAGAGAAAGAGTAGAAGAGCACGAGTTTCAAGGGGTCGGCCGGTTAACTGCAAGCTTTGGGGTGGCCGAGTCTGAGCTTGAGGATAACATCGATTCGTTATTAAACAGAGCAGACGAAGGTTTGTATCGATCCAAGAATACTGGAAAAAATAAAGTAAGTATGTGTTAA
- a CDS encoding alpha/beta hydrolase-fold protein, whose amino-acid sequence MLEKFLVYMSAFQQERMVRVYLPENYKTETKQYPVLYMHDGQYVFEDEDAIKGVSLGMKDYLDASGLQIIVVGIDLNTEGKGRINEYCPWVNGETSRKILGYADPSGGRGDDYLEFIVKELKPLIDSNYRTLVDHTSMAGISLGAILSTYAACKYPHIFKRIAAISPGFYRNQEEIENLLRESNLSVIEKFYMDFGTNEVGEDEEMNQVFLDLTNRVYEILKDKVENLNFQLIEEAQHNYSAFRKRVPDFLSYLFSDI is encoded by the coding sequence ATGTTAGAAAAATTCCTTGTTTACATGTCAGCGTTTCAGCAAGAAAGAATGGTTAGAGTATACCTTCCGGAAAACTATAAAACAGAAACTAAACAGTACCCTGTGTTATACATGCACGATGGTCAGTATGTTTTTGAAGATGAAGATGCCATTAAAGGGGTATCCTTAGGAATGAAGGATTATTTAGATGCAAGTGGTTTACAAATCATTGTTGTAGGAATTGACTTAAATACCGAAGGAAAAGGACGGATTAACGAGTACTGCCCATGGGTGAATGGTGAAACAAGCAGAAAAATATTAGGTTATGCCGATCCATCTGGCGGTAGAGGGGACGACTATCTTGAGTTCATCGTTAAGGAACTTAAGCCCTTGATAGACAGTAATTACCGAACACTAGTAGACCATACTTCGATGGCGGGGATTTCGTTAGGAGCCATCCTATCCACTTATGCTGCCTGCAAGTATCCACATATTTTTAAAAGAATAGCTGCCATATCCCCCGGTTTTTACAGAAACCAGGAGGAAATTGAGAACTTATTAAGGGAATCAAATTTATCAGTCATCGAAAAATTCTATATGGACTTTGGGACAAATGAAGTAGGTGAAGATGAAGAAATGAATCAGGTTTTCCTTGATTTAACGAATCGAGTCTATGAGATATTAAAAGATAAGGTAGAGAATCTCAACTTTCAATTGATTGAAGAGGCTCAGCATAATTATTCCGCCTTTAGGAAAAGAGTACCCGATTTCCTTTCTTATTTATTTTCAGATATATAG